In one Magallana gigas chromosome 9, xbMagGiga1.1, whole genome shotgun sequence genomic region, the following are encoded:
- the LOC109617064 gene encoding uncharacterized protein — MSLSKYESTQETTNFARVARIILGPCTDVLRAVLAKEITPLNLIKHFNACISQNKKLSVSQEQEQLIYGGNYLEFDITLLYVLFRNVSSIPPHATKWGNNPNPSDRSVSANIERIRIKRNHYLHIKHPSISKTDFEQEWKQFFQIVKELEHYLGSSTDFQNAVTAIKECSMDPGVEQSYTQKLRIVENLQDLVNTLNEELKRMKNECAEKSWKEMHENEVSKWKEDENVFLETHNFPYMLEQVKKQSFVTFVGVPGSGKTATVRHIALILQKEGYEILPIKDIRNMETFCNPKKPQVFVIDDVLGVFGLNVGEIDVIGKYKDLLENPLHAKTKTLMTCREVIYRKGRYFNCLLFKKEKTIMLHSDENALNDKDKFDLFEKYKLDKNMLSSVNLSSVSKMFPYLCKLFSKEKEFIRYGQEFFMCPLSCILRELNEMQFKNQIQYASLVLLMASGSILSENNLDNIDGANSKFNKMKCNFLRRCKVEPNTESFKIIDALSEMEETYTKKRGNEFTFIHNTMFEIIAYHFGLQFPGLILHYLNADYIAHYIIVESIGVNNKTSHGNQKHLDTNTTQESVVDLIIRLDEPYSAMFAERLFRDVENGELHVVFENEALKKTHVLAQYIKVMKRKSYQELHSIFLSPLKEKFKISRHELTESCVHDCSHFHIHMLLLNEKIVRRKYKIDVRAIRWVIYHGHYQILHAIIDNILKEKRQIHDLFQNSFNKTHRRYSVSESNADKSAVSDDAKALNRKSEISFRYMMTATDTESEPVTEEQCRLLCLGCYSGDLNTVQILLKYVKRDAINNTVSSVFCNKEEILWNIKPLVIACKLGHSEIVVALLKAGANVNLNDAFHTPLIAACENGHFVVVKELIEARANVNQQNMHKTPLTSACNMGHLIIVQELLKAGADVNFSDGNSIPLTATIKKGHLRIAEVLIQAMFNVSLKNEGKTPLTTACWKNSFNVVKELVNAGIDVNQRDKHKTPLNIACSCGQLDIVKELIKAGANVNLNDLCHTPLIASCDKGHLSVVDELIKAGANVNINYRYNTPLRAACYRGHLAVVRVLLKAGAVVNQRERDKTPLTTACYKGHLNVVKELITAGANVNMHNTCDKISVRSVCENEHLSKNPHMVKALADINLKRVFKTPLTAASYMGHLHVVQKLIKAGADVNLKTPITAASYMGHLDIVKELLKAGADVNLSDENSTPLAASYKQGHLSIVEVLINAMFNVDLKAEGKTALTTACCKGSLSVVKEMIKAGTDVNQRDRHKTPLNIACYNGQTDIVKELIKAGANVNLNDLSHTPLTASCDKGHLSVVEELIKAGANINVNYRYNTPLRAACYRGHLSVVRVLLKAGAAVNQKNRDKTPLITACLKGHLCIVKELINAGADVNLKGNKSPLKIALENDNWSIVKELRIAGAKDNGDY, encoded by the exons ATGTCTCTATCAAAATACGAATCTACCCAGGAAACTACAAATTTTGCTCGTGTGGCACGGATTATCTTAGGTCCCTGCACAGATGTATTACGAGCTGTTCTCGCGAAGGAAATTACCCCGCTAAACTTGATCAAACATTTTAACGCTTGTAtttcacaaaacaaaaaactgtcCGTAAGTCAAGAGCAGGAACAGCTGATATATGGTGGAAATTACTTAGAATTCGACATTACATTACTTTACGTTTTGTTTCGTAATGTGTCGTCTATCCCACCACATGCTACTAAGTGGGGAAACAATCCAAATCCGTCAGACAGGAGTGTATCAGCAAACATAGAAAGGATTCgcataaaaagaaatcattacTTACATATAAAGCATCCTTCAATCTCGAAGACAGATTTTGAACAAGAatggaaacaattttttcaaattgtaaaggAGCTAGAGCATTACCTTGGATCCTCCACTGATTTTCAGAATGCTGTGACAGCAATAAAGGAGTGCTCAATGGACCCTGGGGTAGAACAAAGCTACACACAAAAGCTGAGAATCGTTGAAAATCTGCAGGACCTTGTAAACACTTTGAATG AAGAATTAAAGCGGATGAAAAACGAATGCGCCGAAAAAAGTTGGAAGG AGATGCACGAAAATGAAGTTTCTAAATggaaagaagatgaaaatgtctTTTTGGAAACACATAATTTCCCTTATATGCTAGAACAAGtaaaaaaacaatcatttgtaACGTTTGTTGGTGTTCCGGGCTCTGGAAAAACAGCCACTGTCCGCCACATTGCACTTATACTTCAGAAAGAAGGGTATGAAATTTTACCAATTAAAGACATACGAAACATGGAAACTTTCTGCAATCCAAAGAAACCACAAGTTTTTGTTATTGACGATGTATTAGGAGTTTTTGGCTTAAACGTCGGCGAAATTGATGTTATCGGTAAGTACAAAGATTTACTTGAAAATCCATTACACGCAAAAACCAAAACTCTCATGACTTGTCGAGAAGTGATTTACAGAAAGGGAAGATATTTCAACtgccttttatttaaaaaagagaaaaccaTTATGTTACACAGTGATGAAaatgctttaaatgataaagacaaatttgatttatttgaaaagtaCAAATTGGACAAAAATATGTTATCTTCAGTAAATCTATCATCGGTATCGAAAATGTTTCCCTACCTATGCAAACTGTTTTCTAAGGAAAAAGAATTCATAAGATATGGACAGGAGTTCTTTATGTGTCCATTGTCTTGCATTTTAAGAGAACTTAATGAAATGCAGTTTAAGAACCAAATACAATATGCCTCATTGGTTTTATTAATGGCATCAGGCAGTATACTATCAGAAAATAATTTAGACAACATTGACGgtgcaaattcaaaattcaataaaatgaaatgcaatTTTCTCAGACGATGTAAAGTGGAACCGAACAcggaaagttttaaaataattgatgcTTTGTCCGAAATGGAGGAGACGTACACAAAAAAGCGGGGAAATGAGTTCACCTTTATTCACAACACCATGTTTGAAATCATTGCATATCATTTTGGTCTTCAATTTCCTGGATTAATTTTGCATTATCTGAATGCTGATTACATTGCTCATTACATCATAGTAGAGTCTATTggtgtaaataataaaacatcacaTGGAAACCAAAAGCATCTGGACACAAATACGACACAAGAAAGTGTAGTTGACTTAATTATAAGATTAGATGAACCCTACAGTGCAATGTTTGCCGAACGTTTGTTTAGAGACGTAGAGAATGGAGAGTTGCatgttgtttttgaaaatgaagctttaaagaaaacacatgtTCTTGCCCAATACATTAAAGTGATGAAAAGAAAGTCGTATCAAGAATTGCATTCCATATTCCTTTCACCactaaaagaaaaattcaaaataagtaGACATGAGCTGACAGAGTCTTGCGTTCATGACTGCAGTCATTTTCACATTCACATGCTTCTATTAAACGAGAAAATAGTACGAAGAAAATACAAAATCGACGTCAGGGCAATTAGGTGGGTAATTTATCATGGTCATTATCAAATTCTACATGCCATAattgacaatattttgaaagaaaagagACAAATACATgatctttttcaaaattctttcaaTAAAACTCACCGACGATATTCAGTCAGTGAGAGTAACGCTGACAAGAGTGCAGTATCAGATGATGCTAAAGCTTTGAACCGTAAATCCGAAATCTCGTTTAGGTATATGATGACAGCAACTGACACTGAAAGTGAACCGGTGACTGAAGAACAATGTCGTCTGCTTTGTCTTGGTTGTTACAGTGGTGATCTAAACACCGTACAAATACTACTGAAATACGTTAAAAGAGATGCAATCAATAACACGGTATCAAGTGTGTTTTGTAATAAGGAAGAAATACTCTGGAACATCAAACCACTGGTAATTGCATGTAAATTAGGGCATTCAGAAATTGTCGTGGCATTGTTAAAAGCTGGTGCAAATGTTAACCTGAATGATGCCTTTCATACACCACTAATAGCTGCATGTGAAAATGGGCATTTTGTTGTGGTAAAAGAGTTGATCGAAGCACGGGCTAATGTTAATCaacaaaatatgcataaaaCACCCCTTACATCAGCATGTAATATGGGACATTTGATTATAGTCCAGGAGTTGTTAAAAGCAGGGGCCGATGTCAATTTTAGTGATGGAAATTCAATACCACTGACAGCTACAATAAAGAAGGGTCATTTGAGAATTGCTGAAGTGTTAATTCAAGCAATGTTCAATGtcagtttaaaaaatgaaggTAAAACACCTTTGACAACAGCATGCTGGAAAAATAGCTTTAATGTTGTAAAAGAGTTAGTTAATGCAGGGATTGATGTCAATCAAAGAGATAAACATAAAACACCACTAAATATTGCGTGTTCTTGTGGACAACTCGATATCGTGAAAGAGTTGATAAAAGCAGGGGCCAATGTGAATCTGAACGATTTGTGTCATACACCTCTAATAGCGTCATGTGATAAGGGACATTTGAGTGTAGTTGATGAGTTGATTAAAGCCGGCGCCAATGTAAATATCAACTACAGATACAATACACCACTAAGAGCTGCCTGTTATAGGGGACATTTGGCCGTCGTTCGTGTGTTGTTAAAAGCGGGAGCTGTTGTCAATCAAAGAGAAAGAGACAAAACACCATTAACAACAGCATGTTATAAGGGGCATTTAAACGTAGTAAAAGAACTGATAACTGCGGGCGCTAATGTCAATATGCATAATACATGTGACAAGATATCAGTTAGATCAGTGTgtgaaaatgaacatttaagTAAAAACCCACACATGGTTAAAGCGTTGGCTGATATTAATCTCAAAAGAGTGTTCAAAACCCCATTAACAGCAGCATCATATATGGGACATTTGCATGTAGTTCAGAAGTTGATAAAAGCGGGGGCTGATGTTAATCTTAAAACACCAATAACAGCAGCATCTTACATGGGGCATTTGGATATAGTCAAGGAGTTGTTAAAAGCAGGAGCCGATGTCAATTTGAGTGATGAAAATTCAACACCACTGGCAGCTTCATATAAACAAGGTCATTTGAGTATTGTCGAAGTGTTAATAAACGCAATGTTCAATGTCGATCTAAAGGCAGAAGGTAAAACAGCTTTAACAACTGCATGCTGCAAAGGTAGTTTAAGTGTTGTGAAAGAGATGATAAAAGCAGGAACTGATGTCAATCAAAGAGATAGACATAAAACACCACTAAATATTGCATGTTACAATGGTCAAACAGACATTGTAAAGGAATTAATAAAGGCAGGGGCAAATGTGAATCTGAATGATTTATCTCATACCCCACTAACAGCATCATGCGATAAAGGGCACTTGAGTGTAGTTGAGGAGTTGATAAAAGCCGGCGCCAACATCAATGTCAACTACAGATACAATACACCACTAAGAGCTGCCTGTTATAGGGGACATTTGAGTGTTGTTCGTGTGTTGTTGAAAGCGGGAGCTGCTGTCAATCAAAAAAATAGAGACAAAACGCCATTGATAACTGCATGTCTGAAAGGACATTTATGTATCGTTAAAGAATTAATAAACGCGGGCGCTGATGTTAATTTAAAAGGAAACAAATCACCACTAAAAATTGCACTTGAGAACGATAATTGGAGCATTGTGAA